Proteins co-encoded in one Manis pentadactyla isolate mManPen7 chromosome 17, mManPen7.hap1, whole genome shotgun sequence genomic window:
- the GGACT gene encoding gamma-glutamylaminecyclotransferase, with product MAHVFVYGTLKTGQPNHKVLRDGANGRAAFRGQGRTLEPHPLVIAGEHNIPWLLNLPGRGLRVLGEIYAVDERMLRFLDEFEGCPDMYQRTRVRIAVLEWEGARSVPEGTPVLEWEGARSAPEGTPAADGTLQCFVYSTATYSPEWVHLPYHDSYDSQGEHGLRYNSRESR from the coding sequence ATGGCCCACGTGTTCGTGTACGGGACCCTGAAGACAGGCCAGCCCAACCACAAGGTCCTGCGGGACGGCGCCAATGGCCGCGCGGCCTTCCGAGGCCAGGGCCGCACGCTGGAGCCGCACCCCCTGGTGATTGCTGGGGAGCACAACATCCCGTGGCTGCTGAACCTGCCGGGGCGCGGGCTCCGTGTGCTCGGGGAGATCTATGCCGTGGACGAGCGGATGCTGCGCTTTCTCGATGAGTTTGAGGGCTGCCCAGACATGTACCAGCGCACCCGCGTGCGGATTGCGGTCCTCGAGTGGGAAGGCGCACGCAGTGTCCCCGAGGGGACTCCGGTCCTCGAGTGGGAAGGCGCACGCAGTGCCCCCGAGGGGACGCCAGCTGCGGACGGGACTCTGCAGTGCTTCGTGTACAGCACGGCCACCTACTCGCCGGAGTGGGTCCACCTGCCATACCATGACAGCTATGACTCTCAGGGGGAGCACGGGCTTCGCTATAATTCCCGGGAAAGCAGATGA